A genomic window from Tolypothrix sp. PCC 7910 includes:
- a CDS encoding FAD-dependent oxidoreductase, translating into MMQTTQKIIIIGGGIGGAATALALHQAGFDVTVYERTSELREVGAGIALWANATHVLKNLGLLEDAILVGNCITNYQFNSQSGKELVNVNVDKFDLPVLGIHRADLHALLWRNVPKEKFVLGQIFEQFQQTGDKIQAEFASGLTVTGDALIGADGLKSRVRALLLGDNPPIYRNFTTWRGLTDDIPREYRSGYIREFFGLGKAFGFMILSKNRMYWYAAAKAPAAQPDSPLGRKRELEVMFQDWFPAIPELIAATDEANILKTDLYDRIPSRPWGKQNITLLGDAAHPMLPTLGQGACMALEDAIVLTKCLQAQSNPTSAFQEYESQRFTRTKSIVEQSLRSGKMGELENRYAVALRNTLMKLMGGAINNSFHSIHAYRV; encoded by the coding sequence ATGATGCAGACAACCCAGAAAATTATCATCATTGGCGGAGGGATTGGCGGCGCAGCCACAGCCTTAGCACTGCATCAGGCTGGATTTGATGTGACTGTTTACGAACGCACCTCAGAGTTACGCGAAGTCGGTGCAGGAATTGCACTGTGGGCAAATGCTACCCATGTATTGAAAAATTTAGGCTTGTTAGAAGATGCGATTCTTGTAGGTAATTGCATCACCAATTATCAATTTAATTCCCAAAGTGGTAAGGAATTAGTCAACGTCAATGTTGATAAATTTGATTTACCAGTTCTGGGAATCCATCGTGCTGATTTACACGCGCTACTCTGGCGTAATGTCCCAAAAGAAAAATTCGTCTTAGGACAAATTTTTGAGCAATTTCAGCAGACAGGAGACAAAATTCAAGCTGAGTTCGCCTCTGGCTTAACGGTTACAGGTGATGCTTTGATTGGTGCTGATGGTTTGAAATCGCGAGTAAGAGCATTACTATTGGGTGACAATCCACCGATTTATCGCAACTTTACCACCTGGCGAGGACTCACAGATGACATTCCCAGGGAATACCGTTCTGGCTATATCAGAGAGTTCTTTGGTTTAGGTAAAGCCTTCGGTTTTATGATTTTGAGTAAAAATCGCATGTATTGGTACGCCGCAGCTAAAGCACCAGCAGCACAACCAGACTCACCACTGGGGCGCAAAAGAGAACTAGAGGTAATGTTTCAAGATTGGTTTCCCGCTATTCCAGAATTGATTGCGGCGACAGATGAAGCCAATATCCTCAAAACAGATCTTTACGATCGCATTCCCTCTCGTCCTTGGGGAAAGCAAAATATTACACTCCTAGGAGATGCAGCCCACCCCATGCTACCAACCTTAGGGCAAGGTGCTTGCATGGCATTAGAAGACGCAATTGTGCTTACCAAGTGTTTACAAGCACAGTCCAATCCCACATCCGCCTTTCAAGAATACGAGTCACAGCGCTTTACGCGGACTAAATCGATTGTGGAACAGTCTTTGCGATCGGGGAAGATGGGCGAATTAGAGAATCGCTACGCTGTAGCGTTACGCAACACTTTGATGAAACTCATGGGAGGAGCAATTAATAACAGCTTTCACTCAATTCACGCCTACAGAGTATGA